The Styela clava chromosome 2, kaStyClav1.hap1.2, whole genome shotgun sequence genome contains a region encoding:
- the LOC120336905 gene encoding uncharacterized protein LOC120336905 isoform X1 produces the protein MRMKNTENYQYTGNYGDDIMRGNEEANPLTWQRELNSGNIGSSHDGEKNNDVTINKKTNCKHPKKHRMVTSAWTRKSRRKPTIVILVIAFVFFILLASALIVNLYFKMKDYFNVNIEYPGVDVTEPTLISTSTASSTNIYATPSVVNSTSAYTTVPATVIPTGLKVPQVPYSATTYTYTTSEGQTSSLAISNPYLETAPSLTTRIIQYSTKTTPSPTTFDVTTQYGEFTTIVEKTPTSVPIFYMSGPFTFHEAIEACEREGTKLALEEDINQAWKGGYNRCTFGWLRDMHIGMIIQQEYASIDCEKGAVGAIYKPPREPINKYSGAYCTKGNLNNPGMKSMSVGSNANKTVNWWVTNDPADIYNLRHTLMIAKSNDDSSRFPLMMSLKSVYTCCNFFNITYNNVGGSPTPFVKQRYSVEYFKTLVEMYHREFASVRVLTHVTAKYDAMMKYGAATTNRHEIISSLVNKAKNLKLDGLILDYEPRESYSREHAVTYRIFLDDLASELSKYNMSLGTVVSSWGILKYYDIFANSKVNFIGSMSSTYYGHNTDSNKQHVLDMMKEIDTDRLEIGLGLMYNDQVLPKPKRNYRWSEERLEDFIRWSDNQGIRRVHVYPGQWRSHKASEKYFLRTLSNFSEGKS, from the exons ATGAGAATGAAAAACACAGAAAATTATCAATATACTGGAAATTATGGCGATGACATCATGAGAGGAAATGAAGAAGCAAATCCATTAACCTGGCAACGAGAACTTAATTCTGGGAATATTGGTTCTTCTCATGATGGCGAAAAGAACAATGACGTCACCATAAATAAAAAG ACCAACTGTAAGCATCCCAAAAAGCATCGCATGGTAACCTCAGCTTGGACCAGAAAAAGTCGTCGAAAACCCACAATTGTGATTTTAGTGATTGCATTCGTTTTTTTCATTCTACTCGCGTCTGCTCTGAtcgtaaatttatatttcaagatGAAAGACTATTTTAACGTCAATATAG AATATCCGGGTGTCGATGTAACGGAGCCAACGCTGATTTCAACCAGCACGGCTTCCTCGACAAATATCTATGCAACACCATCTGTAGTCAATTCTACTTCAGCTTATACAACCGTTCCTGCGACAGTGATACCTACAGGATTGAAG GTTCCACAAGTACCGTATTCTGCAACGACATATACCTATACAACATCCGAAGGACAGACGTCCTCGTTGGCAATCTCAAATCCCTATTTAGAAACAGCGCCAAGTTTAACAACGAG AATAATTCAATATAGCACCAAGACAACACCAAGTCCCACGACGTTCGATGTAACAACTCAATATGGTGAATTTACAACAATTGTGGAAAAAACGCCAACAAGTG TTCCCATATTTTACATGAGTGGGCCATTTACATTTCATGAAGCGATAGAAGCTTGCGAAAGGGAAGGGACAAAACTAGCGTTAGAAGAAGATATAAATCAAGCTTGGAAAGGAGGATATAATAG GTGCACTTTTGGTTGGCTACGGGATATGCATATTGGAATGATTATACAACAAGAATATGCGAGTATAGATTGTGAGAAAGGAGCAGTTGGAGCGATTTATAAACCACCAAGAGAACcgattaataaatatagtggAGCGTATTGTACAAAAG GTAATCTCAACAATCCTGGAATGAAGTCTATGTCTGTGGGGTCGAATGCGAATAAAACTGTGAATTGGTGGGTAACCAATGATCCTGCAGATATCTACAACCTGCGCCACACTCTGATGATTGCTAAATCAAATGATGACTCCTCCCGTTTTCCTTTGATGATGTCGCTTAAGTCTGTCTACACTTGTTGCAATTTCTTCAATATTACATACAATAATGTTGGTGGTTCTCCAACTCCTTTCGTGAAGCAACGATA CTCTGtggaatatttcaaaacattggTTGAAATGTATCACAGGGAGTTCGCATCGGTGAGAGTTTTAACTCACGTAACTGCAAAGTATGACGCTATGATGAAATATGGagcggcaacaacaaacag GCACGAAATAATATCGTCTCTCGTCAACAAAGCGAAAAACCTTAAACTCGATGGGCTTATATTGGATTATGAACCCAGGGAGAGTTATTCTAGAGAGCATGCTGTCACTTACCGTATATTTCTAGACGACTTGGCATCTGAGCTGAGCAAGTACAACATGTCCCTGGGAACTGTAGTTTCTTCTTGGGGTATATTAAAG TACTACGATATTTTCGCAAATAGTAAAGTTAACTTCATAGGATCAATGAGCAGCACATATTATGGGCATAATACAGATTCCAATAAACAACATGTGCTGGACATGATGAAAGAAATTGATACAGATAG GCTGGAAATTGGTCTTGGACTGATGTACAATGACCAGGTATTGCCCAAGCCAAAGCGAAACTACAGGTGGAGTGAAGAGAGA
- the LOC120336905 gene encoding uncharacterized protein LOC120336905 isoform X2 — translation MDSSYIKTLLLYMIYSRQVYDEYPGVDVTEPTLISTSTASSTNIYATPSVVNSTSAYTTVPATVIPTGLKVPQVPYSATTYTYTTSEGQTSSLAISNPYLETAPSLTTRIIQYSTKTTPSPTTFDVTTQYGEFTTIVEKTPTSVPIFYMSGPFTFHEAIEACEREGTKLALEEDINQAWKGGYNRCTFGWLRDMHIGMIIQQEYASIDCEKGAVGAIYKPPREPINKYSGAYCTKGNLNNPGMKSMSVGSNANKTVNWWVTNDPADIYNLRHTLMIAKSNDDSSRFPLMMSLKSVYTCCNFFNITYNNVGGSPTPFVKQRYSVEYFKTLVEMYHREFASVRVLTHVTAKYDAMMKYGAATTNRHEIISSLVNKAKNLKLDGLILDYEPRESYSREHAVTYRIFLDDLASELSKYNMSLGTVVSSWGILKYYDIFANSKVNFIGSMSSTYYGHNTDSNKQHVLDMMKEIDTDRLEIGLGLMYNDQVLPKPKRNYRWSEERLEDFIRWSDNQGIRRVHVYPGQWRSHKASEKYFLRTLSNFSEGKS, via the exons ATGGACAGTAGCTATATAAAGACATTGTTACTTTACATGATATATAGTCGACAAGTATATGATG AATATCCGGGTGTCGATGTAACGGAGCCAACGCTGATTTCAACCAGCACGGCTTCCTCGACAAATATCTATGCAACACCATCTGTAGTCAATTCTACTTCAGCTTATACAACCGTTCCTGCGACAGTGATACCTACAGGATTGAAG GTTCCACAAGTACCGTATTCTGCAACGACATATACCTATACAACATCCGAAGGACAGACGTCCTCGTTGGCAATCTCAAATCCCTATTTAGAAACAGCGCCAAGTTTAACAACGAG AATAATTCAATATAGCACCAAGACAACACCAAGTCCCACGACGTTCGATGTAACAACTCAATATGGTGAATTTACAACAATTGTGGAAAAAACGCCAACAAGTG TTCCCATATTTTACATGAGTGGGCCATTTACATTTCATGAAGCGATAGAAGCTTGCGAAAGGGAAGGGACAAAACTAGCGTTAGAAGAAGATATAAATCAAGCTTGGAAAGGAGGATATAATAG GTGCACTTTTGGTTGGCTACGGGATATGCATATTGGAATGATTATACAACAAGAATATGCGAGTATAGATTGTGAGAAAGGAGCAGTTGGAGCGATTTATAAACCACCAAGAGAACcgattaataaatatagtggAGCGTATTGTACAAAAG GTAATCTCAACAATCCTGGAATGAAGTCTATGTCTGTGGGGTCGAATGCGAATAAAACTGTGAATTGGTGGGTAACCAATGATCCTGCAGATATCTACAACCTGCGCCACACTCTGATGATTGCTAAATCAAATGATGACTCCTCCCGTTTTCCTTTGATGATGTCGCTTAAGTCTGTCTACACTTGTTGCAATTTCTTCAATATTACATACAATAATGTTGGTGGTTCTCCAACTCCTTTCGTGAAGCAACGATA CTCTGtggaatatttcaaaacattggTTGAAATGTATCACAGGGAGTTCGCATCGGTGAGAGTTTTAACTCACGTAACTGCAAAGTATGACGCTATGATGAAATATGGagcggcaacaacaaacag GCACGAAATAATATCGTCTCTCGTCAACAAAGCGAAAAACCTTAAACTCGATGGGCTTATATTGGATTATGAACCCAGGGAGAGTTATTCTAGAGAGCATGCTGTCACTTACCGTATATTTCTAGACGACTTGGCATCTGAGCTGAGCAAGTACAACATGTCCCTGGGAACTGTAGTTTCTTCTTGGGGTATATTAAAG TACTACGATATTTTCGCAAATAGTAAAGTTAACTTCATAGGATCAATGAGCAGCACATATTATGGGCATAATACAGATTCCAATAAACAACATGTGCTGGACATGATGAAAGAAATTGATACAGATAG GCTGGAAATTGGTCTTGGACTGATGTACAATGACCAGGTATTGCCCAAGCCAAAGCGAAACTACAGGTGGAGTGAAGAGAGA